Part of the Rhodothermus bifroesti genome, AACGCCTAAACTTCGGCATACCCTTTAACCCACCAATCACCCCCAGTAGCTTCCATGATTCGCGTTGCCCTTGTAGACGACGAAGCCGTCGTCCGACAAACCGTCACTTTACTCCTCCAAGAAACAGGCACTTTTGAACTCACGGGATGCTACACCAATGCCCATGAAGCGCTTGCTGGCCTGCGCCAATCCCCTCCTGATGTCGCCCTCATCGATATCGGCCTGCCCGATGGCTCAGGCCTTACGCTTATCCAAACCCTGCGACCCGAACTGCCCAGCACAGAATTTTTGATCCTTACCATCTTCGATGACGATCACCACATCCTAGAGGCTATCATGGCTGGCGCTTCAGGCTACCTTCTGAAAGGAGATCTACTCGAACAGCTCCCTTGGGCAATCCAAACCATCCGTAGTGGAGGCTCGTGGATGTCGGCCAGCATTGCCCGCCGCATACTTACCCTTTTCCAACAACGACTTCGAGCACCCCAAGCCACAATTCCAGAACTTCGTCCCCGAGAACGCGAAATCCTACACCTCCTTACCCAAGGACTCTCCAATAGCGAAATCGCGGAGCAGCTCCACATTAGCCCCGAAACCGTCCGCACGCACATCCGGCACATCTATCAAAAACTTCAAGTCCGTAACCGCACCGAAGCTGTTGCTCGCTTGTTTTTACCTACGCAAAATCACCCAAACGGGTGATTGCAGCCCTTCAACTGCCGCAGCTAACTTTCCGGACAGCTCAAAAACAACCCTTCCATGGTCATGGAAAGGCGCTGGCTCTTACTCATCACCCTATGGCCCCTGCTGCTCCAAGCGCAATCCCTTCCCCTAAACCGTACCCTCTATCGCATCGAGATCACAAACGGCAGCTACACTTGCAAGCTCACCGAGGAAGGCTACGAGTATGACTGCAAAGTCTGGCCTGCCCCTACACCTTGGATGGAACTCCACTGGGATAGCCAAGCTCAAGCCTACGAGCTCCACGTACCACGCCAGATCAACTACGCCTATACAACCGTCCCCTCGAACCTGTACGTCGATAATCAGTGCCGCTTTACACAAGCCTCTTGGGAAGCACTGCATCGGAGTTTCTGCGAAGCAGCTGCCCCATTTGGCGGCTGCAGTTTCTACGATCCCTTCCTGCAAGCCTGGCCACTTTACACCTTCTACTGCCCCTACGACCCTCAATTACCCAATATGTGGGCCGTATGGCTATCCGACTTTGTCTATCCTATCAACCTAGGCCCGCAAAGACTCTCCCGTGTGGCTGTAGACTACGACCCCGACCGAGACGGAATCGTTAACGAACCCGGCTATCCTTACCTTAGCGATTCTCGAACCCTGGCCCTCTACCTATTTACCTATCACCACGACAAAAGAGATCTTAAATACGCCGCCATTATCACCCAAACGTCAAGCATGCGCTGGCTCGACGTCCTACTCTTTACCGTGCGTGCCGAAGGCAATCTCATCAATCCAGTAGCAGCTGAACCTGCCCCTAACTTCACCCAATCCCCTATCGACGTCTATCCTAATCCAGCCCACGAAGCGTTATACATCCGCTTTACCCTTGATAGGCCAACCTCAGTGGCCCTAGGCCTCTACGATCTGCTGGGCCGACCTGTTTACGAACAACCAACGCAACCCTATCCACCCGGAACACACCAACTCACTATTCACCGCGGGTCCTGGCCCGCGGGCCCCTACTTATTGCGCTTAACCCTAGGCCAGCAGCACTACACCCAAACCGTGATCTGGCCCTAAAAATCACCCAAACGGGTGATTGACCGCCTCTTGGCAAGATCATTATTAATTCAGCCATCAGGTCCTGAGCTCTAAGCCCAAAAGAAGTATGCGGCGAGTAACGGTTATTACCCTTTTGTGCTTACTCCTCAGCGACATCTCCTTAGCCCAAACGACGTACACTTTCACTGGAGAAGGGGGCACGCCAAACTGGAACGTACCTCAAAACTGGAATCCTCAAGGCGTACCTGGACCCAACGACATCGCAATCATTCCCGACCGGGAGCCTGGCCGTATCTATGACGTCGGCTTAACAAGCAACGTTACGGTAGGCAAGCTCATCGTAGGGCGGGATAACACGTTCGACCTGCGCGGATATAACCTCACCCTACAACAGGGGGGAACTATGGCCGAAGGCTCGCGGCTCTTTTTTGGTAGCAGCGGCACCCTAACAGTAGCGGCCGACTCGTTTGTAGTGCACGGAGAAGTGAACTTCATAGGACGTATTGCCGGAACAGGACAGTTCATCAACCGCGGACGACTCTATACCTCTAACACTGGCGCCACCATCGCCGGCAATTTGATCAACTATGGCACCGTCGACGTCTCTAACGGCTATTGGCGGTTTGCCCAAGGCGGCTCCTACACCAACTACGGCTCCACTACCATCACCCTCTCCTCGGGTCGTTATGATTGGCACACCACAGACAGCAGCCAGCCCCTGTCAACCATCCGCAACTACGGCCGCTGGCAGCTCCAACTAGGCCAAGGTGCCCATTGGATGGTAGGATACTACAACCCTAGCTTGCTACGCTTTGAACTCTACGGCGACACCCTCTACGGCCGCGGCCAAAACAGCACTGTCCGTATCTACAGCCAAGCCCTGCTAAGCGGCAACCCTACCATCCGCCTAGACTCCATCGCCTGGTACTTCCAAGGCCAAACCACCATAGCCGACTCCGTTAGCGGCTCAGCCACCACAACGTTCTTCTTTGGTCAATGGGGCGGCACGCTCAGCTCAGCCGACTCCAGCCGCGGCGCCGTGCTGCACATTGAAGGCTCCGGCTTCGGCCTGGGTGGCGAGACCCGCCTTAGCGGACGCATCCTCAACCGCGGACGACTCTATACCTCTAACACTGGCGCCACCATCGCCGGCAATTTGATCAACTATGGCACCGTCGAC contains:
- a CDS encoding response regulator transcription factor, which translates into the protein MIRVALVDDEAVVRQTVTLLLQETGTFELTGCYTNAHEALAGLRQSPPDVALIDIGLPDGSGLTLIQTLRPELPSTEFLILTIFDDDHHILEAIMAGASGYLLKGDLLEQLPWAIQTIRSGGSWMSASIARRILTLFQQRLRAPQATIPELRPREREILHLLTQGLSNSEIAEQLHISPETVRTHIRHIYQKLQVRNRTEAVARLFLPTQNHPNG
- a CDS encoding T9SS type A sorting domain-containing protein; this encodes MERRWLLLITLWPLLLQAQSLPLNRTLYRIEITNGSYTCKLTEEGYEYDCKVWPAPTPWMELHWDSQAQAYELHVPRQINYAYTTVPSNLYVDNQCRFTQASWEALHRSFCEAAAPFGGCSFYDPFLQAWPLYTFYCPYDPQLPNMWAVWLSDFVYPINLGPQRLSRVAVDYDPDRDGIVNEPGYPYLSDSRTLALYLFTYHHDKRDLKYAAIITQTSSMRWLDVLLFTVRAEGNLINPVAAEPAPNFTQSPIDVYPNPAHEALYIRFTLDRPTSVALGLYDLLGRPVYEQPTQPYPPGTHQLTIHRGSWPAGPYLLRLTLGQQHYTQTVIWP